The Sphingosinicella flava genome includes the window TGGGTGACGCCCTTGCCAAGATAGACGGCCTTGTCCCCGTCCCGCTTTTCGACCGCTTCGTGCGCGCCGGTGGAGGCGCCGGAGGGCACCGCGGCGCGGCCCATGCTGCCGTCTTCCAGCATCACTTCGACCTCGACCGTGGGATTGCCCCGGCTGTCGAGAATCTGGCGGGCATGCACGTCGAGAATGGCGGTCATTGTTACGGCCTCGTTATGAGCTATATTGGATGTGTTGGGTGCCTTATCGGCGCGCGCCCGGCGGCGCAACTTTCGCGTCCGGCAGCGGAACGAAGGCCGCGCGGCGGGTGTTCTGGCGAGACTGGATTCACCAACTTTTACTGGAGGTAGACTATGCCCGCCCGCAACCCGGATGAACTTCCCGAAGGCACCGATCACATCGTCAACGGCGCGATGGAAACCAATGGCACGATGGGCGGCGCGAGCGGCGGCACGGGCACAAGCGGAACCGGCGGCTTCGTGGCGAGCGGCAACAGCACGGGCACCGACGATACGGGCGGCAACGCGACCGGCATCAAGGGCCAGATCCGCCAGGGCGCCCAGTCGCTGAAGAGCCAGGCAACGGACCGCGTGCGCAATTATGCGGTGGACGGCAAGGACCGCGTAACCGGCAAGCTGGACGACCTGTCCCGTATCGTCGAGGACGCGGCGCGGTCGATCGACGAGCGGCTCGGCTCCGAATATGGCGACTATGCGCGCAAGGCCGCCACCTACGTCACCGATTTCTCCAGCAATATCCGCAACAAGGAAGTGGACGAGCTGGTCGACGATGCGAAGGCGCTGATCCGCAAGAGCCCGGCCGCAGCCATCGGCATCGCCGCGGTGGTCGGCTTCACCCTTGTCCGGATTGTGAAGGCCGGCCTCGACGAAAGCGGCGCTTCCAGCAACGGCTCCCGGGCCACGCCGCGCGAGGAGGCCTGACTTTGGCCAGGATCAATCCTGACGACGGCATCGGCGATCTCGTTTCGCGGCTGATCGCGGACGGCAAGGCGATGGCGCGGGCCGAGGTCAATTTGGTGAAGGCGGTCGCCCAACACCGCGCTGAAAAGGCGAAGAGCGGCGCGATCCTGCTCGGGGCGGGCATCGCCTTGCTCCTTGCAGGCTTTATCGGCCTGATCGTCGGCATCGTCATGGGCCTCGCGCCGCTGATCGGGCCCCTGCTCGCCGGCGTCGCGGTGATCGCCGTCGCGGGCATCATCGGCTTCCTGCTGATCCGGGCGGGCGCGCGCAAGCTCGCCGTGCTCGGCTCCGGCAGCGAGGAGGAGCGGGAAGCCCTGGACGACGGACTGCGGGAGGCGGCATGAGCAAGGTCGATACAGCTGAAAAGATCCGCCTCGCGCGGATCGAGGCCGAACGGGCGCGGAGGCAGCTCGATTCCACCTTCGTCGCGACGCGCGCCGCGCTCCGGCCCCAAACCATTGCCAGCAACGCCTGGGACAATGTGAAGGATCTTGGCGGCGGCATCGCGGCCGAAGTGGTGGACACGGTGAAAGGCCAGCCCATCACGGCCTCCGCGGTCGGCGCCGCGCTGGCCGTCGCGGTGGCGAAGCGGCCGCTGCGCTGGCTGTCGCATAAATTGTCGGATCGGGAGGATAAAGCGCCGCTCGTGTCCAAGCCTTATGCAACCGACGCCCTGCCCGCGACGTTCACGGAACCTGCACCCAATAGTCCCCTTTCTCCTCGCGAGGTTCATTCTCCCGAGGAACGCAAGATGAGTGAAGGAATAAGCGTATGACGAAGACCGACCTGATCGACGATGACACCACCATCGCAACCCAGCCCAAAGGCCGTTTTTCCAGCGCGACCAGCCGGGTCCGCGGCACGGCCAGCTCCGCCCGCGACCGGGCCAGCGAAGCCTATCGCAGCGCCCGCGAACGGACGAGCAATGTCCGCCGCCGCACAACCGACGGCATCGGTTCCAATCCGGTCGGCGCGGTGGTCGGGGCGCTGGCGGTCGGCGGCCTGATCGCCGCCCTCCTGCCCAAGACCCGCCGCGAAGTGGAAACGCTGGGCGCCGCCGGGGCCAGGCTGACCGACAAGGCGCGCGAAGCCGCGAAGAGCGCGACCGACGCGGGCCGCGAGAAACTGGACGAGCTTGGCTATGCGGCCGTGAAACAGAAGATCGGCGAGATCGTCGGCGGCAAGAAAAGCGAGGCCTGAAATTGACTTAGGTAAAGCCTCCCCCTTGATGGGGGAGGTTTGGTGGGGGTGATTTACGACGTAGAGCGGAGTGCTTCCGGACGCATCACCCCTCCCCAACCCCTCCCCATCAAGGAGAGGGGCTATTTACAACCAGCCCCCTTGCCTCTGGCGCCGATCCTGCCTAGGCGGACGGCGTTTCCGGCAAGTCGGGGTTTAAAGCATGAACAAGCTGCATCTGGTGTTCGGCGGACGCGTCCGCGATCCGCAGGGGCTGGATTTCGTCGACCTCGACGCGGTGCACCTTGTCGGCCTGTTCCCCGATTATGCCAGCGCGCTCGATGCCTGGCGGGCCAACGCCCAGCGCACCGTGGACGATGCCGAGATGAAGTATGTGGTCGTCCACCTCCACCGGCTGCTCGAACCGAGCCTTGGGGACAAGGTAGGATAATCTATAGCCTCCCCCTTGATGGGGGAGGTTGGTGGGGGTGATCTACGACGTAGAGCGCGCCTTTTCGGAAACATCACCCCCCACCCCAGCAGCACCGGGTGAATACCACCCCGTGCTATTCAGGTCATGCCGAGGACATGACCGACCCGGTACTCCCATCAAGGGGGGAGGGAATCAGGCTTTCCGGTAACGGTAGAGCAAAAGCGGCTTCATCAGGACGAGGCCGGCGAGGAAGCCGCCGATATGAGCGGCAATGGCGACCTGCTGGCCGACCGTGTCGAAGGTAATGCTGGTCAGGAGCTGGAGTCCGATCCAGGTCGCGCCGAGCCAGAGCGCGTGAAGCCATTGCGCGGCGACGGGATTGGCGACCTTCACCCGGTTGCGGCCGAAGAGAAGCGCATAGGCGCCGAGCAAGGCGGAGATGGCGCCGCTCGCGCCGATCATCGGGGCGATTTCGGAGGGTCCGGCCGCATATTGCGCCGCGGCGGCGGCATAAGCGCCCGCAATGTAGAGAGTAATGACGCTGCCCGGGCCCAGGATCGGTTCGACCGACCGGCCGCAGAAAAGCAGGATCAGCATGTTGAAAGCGAGATGGAATATCCCGCCATGGACGAGGGTCGCGGTGAGCGGGGTGAGCCAGACCGGCGCCATGCCGCCCTCGTCGCCATAAGTGATGCGCGCGGGGATAAAGCCAGCCCAGACGGCCATATAGTCGTCGGCGCGGAGCGTGGTGGTGAGGAGCCAGGCGAGCGCAGTGACAGCCGCGATGGCGAGGGTAACACGGGCGGTGCGCCAGTTTTGGGGCGGGCGCATGGCTTAAGCCCTCTCCCGCCGGCGGGAGAGGGTTGGGTGAGGGTGGCGAGCGACAGCGAGCTTTGAGGCGCCTTCAGCGGCGTTTAGCCGCTTCAGCCGCACACCCTCACCCCAGCCCTCTCCCGCTAGCAGGAGAGGGAGTAAGAGGGCGGAATCGCTCAACTCTTGCGCCAACTCAAATGAACTCGATCTTCTCGATCTCGTAATATTTGTCGCCAGACGGGGCGGAGACTTCGACTTCGTCGCCGACCTGGCGGCCGATGAGGGCGCGGCCGAGCGGCGAGGAATAAGAGATGCGGCCGACCTTAGCGTCCGCCTCCGTCTGGCCGACGACCTGATATTTGATCGGCTTGTCATTTTCGTCGAGCAGGTGGACGGTCGCGCCGAACACGACCTTGTCGCCCGACAGGGTCGTCGGGTCGATCACCATGGCGCGGCTCAGGCGATCCTCGATATCGGCGATCTGCGCCTCGATCTGGCCCTGGCGCTCCTTGGCGGCGTGATATTCGGCATTTTCGGACAGGTCGCCATGCGCGCGCGCTTCCTCGATCGCGTCGATGACGGCGGGGCGCTCGACCATTTTCAGGTGCTTGACCTCGGTCTGGAGCCTTTCATAGCCCTCGGCCAGCATCGGCATCTTGTCGACCGTCGCCATCACTCAAGCCTTTCGTCAAAATCATATGCCGGACGACTTCAATAAAGCCGTCCGCAGTCAAAGAAAATGTGCGGAAAATTACGCGTCGGAGCAGGAATAATAATCCTGCAGGGAGCGAACTTCAAGGCTATGGCCTTTTTG containing:
- the greA gene encoding transcription elongation factor GreA; this encodes MATVDKMPMLAEGYERLQTEVKHLKMVERPAVIDAIEEARAHGDLSENAEYHAAKERQGQIEAQIADIEDRLSRAMVIDPTTLSGDKVVFGATVHLLDENDKPIKYQVVGQTEADAKVGRISYSSPLGRALIGRQVGDEVEVSAPSGDKYYEIEKIEFI
- a CDS encoding phage holin family protein, which codes for MARINPDDGIGDLVSRLIADGKAMARAEVNLVKAVAQHRAEKAKSGAILLGAGIALLLAGFIGLIVGIVMGLAPLIGPLLAGVAVIAVAGIIGFLLIRAGARKLAVLGSGSEEEREALDDGLREAA
- a CDS encoding DUF4170 domain-containing protein is translated as MNKLHLVFGGRVRDPQGLDFVDLDAVHLVGLFPDYASALDAWRANAQRTVDDAEMKYVVVHLHRLLEPSLGDKVG
- a CDS encoding rhomboid family intramembrane serine protease, whose protein sequence is MRPPQNWRTARVTLAIAAVTALAWLLTTTLRADDYMAVWAGFIPARITYGDEGGMAPVWLTPLTATLVHGGIFHLAFNMLILLFCGRSVEPILGPGSVITLYIAGAYAAAAAQYAAGPSEIAPMIGASGAISALLGAYALLFGRNRVKVANPVAAQWLHALWLGATWIGLQLLTSITFDTVGQQVAIAAHIGGFLAGLVLMKPLLLYRYRKA